From the genome of Hymenobacter sp. PAMC 26628, one region includes:
- the pheT gene encoding phenylalanine--tRNA ligase subunit beta, with translation MRISFDWLKTLIPTDKTAAEIGALLTGSGLEVESLEELESIPGGLRGVVLGTVLTREKHPDADKLSLTTVDVGDGTPRQIVCGAPNVAAGQRVVVALEGAMLHPTAGEPFKIKKSKIRGAASEGMICAEDEIGLGTSHAGIMVLDTDLPNGTPAADYFGLGTDTAFEIGLTPNRADAASHYGVARELRALLHQPAHLPDVSQFRAPTTAGTAIGVIVEDAAACPRYAGLLLDNVQVGPSPEWLQRRLRSIGLSPINNVVDVTNFVLHELGQPLHAFDANRLARHEIIVKRATEGEKFVTLDGVARTLKGEDLVVADGSGAPLALAGVFGGQASGVSAATTRVFLESAYFAPAAVRRTSQAHGLKTDASFRFERGTDPDMVPVALHRAALLLQEVAGARPAAPVVDVYPLPLGPTAVRLRLPRVERLVGQFIEPARIRQILSDLDIEITAEHRDEQGQEEWTLAVPRHKVDVTREVDVIEDILRIYGYNNVALRPHNSATFLAKFPNPDPEVLRQKVAALLSGQGFSEILTNSVVNAAYFEGPGAPDETIVRLLNPNSGELNVLRPSLLPSGLETVRYNVNRRQKDLKLYEFGKTYHRRADGGTEERNVLALYFTGNATAETWQHPAHKTAFPDLAGAVVQVLGALGHAQPAQQPTDHPYLAGGLALLAHNQPVAQAGAVAGPLLKRLDVGQPVWYAELDWDALVRKYRAALVARELPKFPEVRRDLSVVVDQSVTFDQLRRIALRTEKKLLQSVNVFDVYEGPNLGAGKKSYSVSFALQDFSQTLSEQAIDQVMQRLIAQFEQQAGALIRK, from the coding sequence ATGCGCATCTCCTTCGACTGGCTCAAAACGCTCATTCCCACCGATAAAACCGCCGCCGAGATTGGGGCCCTGCTCACCGGCTCGGGGCTGGAAGTGGAGAGCCTGGAGGAGCTGGAAAGCATTCCGGGCGGGCTGCGCGGCGTGGTACTGGGCACGGTGCTCACCCGCGAAAAGCACCCCGACGCCGACAAGCTCAGCCTGACCACCGTGGACGTGGGCGACGGCACGCCGCGCCAAATCGTGTGCGGGGCCCCCAACGTAGCCGCTGGCCAGCGCGTGGTGGTGGCCCTGGAAGGCGCCATGCTGCACCCCACGGCGGGCGAGCCGTTCAAAATCAAGAAGAGTAAAATCCGCGGCGCGGCCTCCGAGGGCATGATTTGCGCGGAGGATGAAATTGGGCTGGGCACTTCGCACGCCGGCATTATGGTGCTGGATACCGACCTGCCCAACGGCACGCCCGCCGCCGACTACTTCGGCCTGGGCACCGATACGGCGTTCGAAATCGGCCTCACGCCCAACCGCGCCGACGCCGCCTCGCACTACGGCGTGGCCCGCGAGCTGCGCGCCCTGCTGCACCAGCCCGCCCACCTGCCCGACGTGAGCCAGTTTAGGGCTCCCACCACGGCCGGCACTGCCATCGGCGTGATTGTGGAGGACGCCGCCGCCTGCCCCCGCTACGCCGGCCTGCTGCTCGACAACGTGCAGGTAGGGCCCTCGCCCGAGTGGCTCCAGCGCCGCCTGCGCAGCATTGGCCTCTCGCCCATCAATAACGTGGTGGACGTGACCAATTTCGTGCTGCACGAGCTGGGCCAGCCCCTGCACGCCTTCGATGCCAACCGGCTGGCGCGCCACGAAATCATCGTGAAGCGCGCTACCGAGGGCGAGAAATTTGTGACCCTCGACGGCGTGGCGCGCACCCTGAAGGGTGAAGATCTGGTGGTGGCCGACGGCTCTGGGGCCCCGCTGGCCCTGGCCGGCGTGTTCGGCGGCCAGGCCTCGGGCGTGAGCGCCGCCACCACCCGCGTGTTCCTCGAAAGCGCCTACTTCGCGCCGGCCGCCGTGCGCCGCACCAGCCAAGCCCACGGCCTCAAAACCGACGCCTCGTTCCGCTTCGAGCGCGGCACCGACCCCGACATGGTGCCCGTGGCCCTGCACCGCGCGGCCCTGCTGCTGCAAGAGGTGGCCGGCGCCCGCCCCGCCGCGCCCGTGGTGGACGTGTACCCGCTGCCGCTGGGCCCCACGGCCGTGCGCCTGCGCCTGCCGCGCGTCGAGCGGCTGGTGGGCCAGTTCATCGAGCCCGCCCGCATCCGGCAGATTTTGAGCGACCTGGACATTGAAATAACGGCTGAGCACCGTGATGAGCAGGGCCAGGAGGAATGGACGCTGGCCGTGCCCCGCCACAAGGTAGACGTGACCCGCGAGGTGGACGTCATCGAAGACATCCTGCGCATTTACGGCTACAACAACGTGGCGCTTCGGCCCCACAACTCGGCCACGTTCCTGGCCAAATTCCCGAACCCCGACCCCGAGGTGCTACGCCAGAAGGTGGCGGCGCTGCTCAGCGGCCAGGGCTTTTCGGAAATCCTGACCAACTCGGTGGTGAACGCCGCCTACTTCGAGGGCCCCGGGGCCCCCGACGAAACCATCGTGCGCCTGCTCAACCCCAACAGCGGCGAGTTGAACGTGCTGCGCCCCTCGCTGCTGCCCTCGGGCCTCGAAACGGTGCGCTACAACGTGAACCGCCGCCAGAAAGACCTCAAGCTCTACGAGTTCGGCAAAACCTACCACCGCCGCGCCGACGGTGGCACCGAGGAGCGCAACGTGCTGGCCCTTTACTTCACGGGCAACGCCACCGCCGAAACCTGGCAGCACCCGGCCCATAAGACGGCCTTCCCCGACCTGGCCGGGGCCGTGGTGCAGGTGCTGGGGGCCCTGGGCCACGCCCAGCCCGCCCAGCAGCCCACCGACCACCCGTACCTGGCCGGCGGCCTGGCCCTGCTGGCCCACAACCAGCCCGTGGCCCAGGCCGGCGCCGTGGCGGGGCCCCTGCTCAAGCGCCTCGACGTGGGCCAGCCGGTGTGGTACGCCGAGCTGGACTGGGACGCCCTGGTGCGCAAGTACCGCGCCGCCCTGGTGGCCCGCGAGCTGCCCAAGTTCCCCGAGGTGCGCCGCGACTTGAGCGTGGTGGTGGACCAGAGCGTGACCTTCGACCAGCTGCGCCGCATTGCCCTGCGCACCGAGAAGAAACTCCTGCAAAGCGTCAACGTGTTCGACGTGTACGAGGGGCCCAACCTGGGCGCGGGCAAGAAGTCGTACTCGGTGAGCTTCGCCTTGCAGGACTTTTCCCAGACGCTCAGCGAGCAGGCCATCGACCAGGTGATGCAGCGGCTCATCGCGCAGTTTGAGCAGCAGGCCGGGGCCCTGATTCGGAAGTAA
- a CDS encoding cell division protein ZapA, giving the protein MSELAIKIRIAERDYPMRVDVADEERLRLAGRQLGERLREFREQYGIQDKQDLLAMVALATMADQLKVSKEKDGTDAALTERLARLDGLLSGVVLAA; this is encoded by the coding sequence ATGAGCGAGTTAGCCATAAAAATCCGAATTGCCGAACGTGACTACCCCATGCGGGTGGACGTGGCCGACGAAGAACGGCTGCGCCTGGCCGGCCGCCAATTGGGCGAACGGCTGCGCGAATTCCGTGAGCAATACGGCATTCAGGACAAGCAGGACTTGCTGGCGATGGTGGCCCTGGCCACGATGGCCGACCAGCTGAAGGTAAGCAAGGAAAAAGATGGTACCGACGCGGCGCTCACCGAGCGCCTGGCCCGCTTGGACGGGCTATTGTCGGGCGTGGTGCTGGCGGCCTAG
- the rny gene encoding ribonuclease Y, producing MSTILLYCLLAAVVALVAGIVVGRQLAGKARQDLEGQAQARAQQLLQEAEEKGNRIRDERIQQSKDKNRQQRNEFEQESRRLKAELEAELTQRRQGVMEQEQGIKKLTETTQKQLEQLQRKEKELEGAREKNQADTQQLRDKIEDQNEKRRAAHEALVAELKQKEEEADNQLQTVQRQLETVANLTAAEAREQLVESLKNEAQLQASSFIKDTVAQAKLTATKDAKKIVLETIQRTASEHAIENCVSVFNIESDDIKGKIIGREGRNIRALEAATGVEVIVDDTPEAIIISGFDPVRREIARLSLHLLVKDGRIHPARVEEIVAKTTKKIEEEIIEIGEKTIIDLGIHGLHPELVRMVGRMRFRSSYGQNLLQHSREVANLCATMAAEMGLDVKKAKRAGLLHDIGKVSTEEPELPHAILGMEMAKKYKEHPDVVNAIGAHHDEMEMTAMISPLVQACDAISGSRPGARREMMESYIKRLKQLEETASAFKGVNQCFAIQAGRELRVMVDAENVTDERAAELSFEISQKIEKEMQYPGQIKITVIREMRAVAYAK from the coding sequence ATGTCTACCATACTATTATACTGTCTGTTGGCCGCTGTGGTCGCCCTTGTGGCGGGCATAGTGGTGGGCCGGCAGCTGGCCGGCAAAGCCCGCCAAGACCTAGAGGGCCAAGCGCAAGCGCGGGCCCAACAATTGCTCCAGGAAGCCGAAGAAAAAGGCAACCGCATCCGCGACGAGCGCATTCAGCAGTCGAAAGACAAGAACCGCCAGCAGCGCAACGAATTCGAGCAGGAAAGCCGCCGCCTCAAAGCCGAGCTGGAAGCCGAGCTGACCCAGCGCCGCCAGGGCGTGATGGAGCAGGAGCAGGGCATCAAAAAGCTCACCGAAACCACGCAAAAGCAACTCGAACAACTGCAACGCAAGGAGAAGGAGCTGGAGGGGGCCCGCGAGAAAAACCAGGCCGACACCCAGCAGCTGCGCGACAAAATTGAGGACCAGAACGAGAAGCGCCGCGCCGCCCACGAAGCCCTGGTGGCCGAGCTGAAGCAGAAGGAAGAAGAAGCTGATAACCAGCTCCAGACCGTGCAGCGCCAGCTCGAAACCGTGGCTAACCTCACCGCCGCCGAGGCCCGCGAGCAACTCGTGGAATCGCTCAAGAACGAGGCCCAGCTGCAAGCCAGCTCCTTCATCAAGGACACCGTGGCCCAGGCCAAACTGACGGCCACCAAGGACGCGAAGAAGATTGTGCTGGAAACCATTCAGCGCACCGCTTCGGAGCACGCCATCGAGAACTGCGTGTCGGTGTTTAATATTGAGAGCGACGACATCAAGGGCAAAATCATTGGCCGGGAGGGGCGCAACATTAGGGCCCTGGAAGCGGCCACGGGCGTGGAAGTGATTGTGGACGATACCCCGGAGGCCATCATCATCTCGGGCTTCGACCCGGTGCGCCGCGAAATTGCCCGCCTCTCGCTGCACTTGCTCGTGAAGGACGGCCGCATTCACCCCGCCCGGGTAGAGGAAATCGTGGCCAAAACGACCAAGAAAATCGAGGAGGAAATCATCGAAATCGGCGAGAAGACCATCATTGACCTCGGCATTCACGGCTTGCACCCCGAGCTGGTGCGCATGGTGGGCCGGATGCGCTTCCGCTCGTCGTACGGCCAGAACCTGCTGCAACACAGCCGCGAAGTGGCCAACCTCTGCGCCACGATGGCCGCCGAGATGGGCCTCGACGTGAAAAAAGCCAAGCGTGCCGGCCTGCTGCACGACATCGGCAAGGTGAGCACCGAGGAGCCCGAGCTGCCCCACGCCATCCTGGGCATGGAGATGGCCAAGAAGTACAAGGAGCACCCCGACGTAGTGAACGCCATTGGGGCCCACCACGACGAGATGGAGATGACGGCCATGATTTCGCCGCTCGTGCAGGCCTGCGACGCCATTTCGGGCTCGCGCCCGGGGGCCCGCCGCGAGATGATGGAGAGCTACATCAAGCGCCTCAAGCAACTCGAAGAAACAGCCAGTGCTTTCAAAGGCGTGAACCAGTGCTTCGCCATCCAGGCCGGTCGCGAGCTGCGCGTGATGGTGGACGCCGAGAACGTGACCGACGAGCGCGCCGCCGAGCTGAGCTTCGAAATTTCGCAGAAAATTGAGAAGGAAATGCAGTACCCCGGCCAGATCAAAATCACCGTAATCCGGGAGATGCGCGCCGTGGCCTACGCCAAGTAA
- a CDS encoding N-acetylmuramoyl-L-alanine amidase — translation MKYVFSALALAALLASCATNPYRLTNKSYQQQAKAYARTLRAQPQAIVGPDSLPQAPYWVGTTNFGLRKPNLVIIHHTAQHSADETLKTFTLPRTQVSAHYVIGRDGRTFHLLNDYLRAWHGGAARWGNDNDINSSSIGIELDNDGTEPFAEPQIKSLLVVLKYLKKTYNIPTANFIGHADIAPTRKNDPNVTFPWKRLADKGFGLWYDEAALLDTIVVAPSAVVFPPTPAPMPTPKVAPMLTPKAAPLAKPMPTPGLMPADSTARAPLSPVDAFDPREALRIIGYDTRDLGAAIMAFKRHFIPQNVNAVLTHDDRRVLFNLYKKYL, via the coding sequence ATGAAATACGTTTTTTCCGCGCTAGCGCTGGCGGCGCTGCTGGCGTCCTGCGCCACCAACCCGTACCGGCTCACCAACAAGTCGTACCAGCAACAGGCCAAAGCCTACGCCCGCACCTTGCGGGCCCAACCGCAGGCAATTGTGGGCCCCGACAGCTTGCCCCAGGCCCCATACTGGGTGGGCACCACCAACTTCGGCCTGCGCAAGCCCAACCTGGTCATCATCCACCACACGGCGCAGCATTCGGCCGACGAAACGCTCAAAACCTTCACGCTGCCGCGTACGCAAGTGAGTGCGCACTACGTAATTGGGCGCGACGGCCGCACGTTTCACCTGCTGAATGACTACTTGCGGGCGTGGCACGGCGGCGCGGCCCGCTGGGGCAACGACAACGACATCAACTCCTCGTCCATCGGCATCGAGCTGGACAACGACGGCACCGAACCCTTCGCCGAGCCGCAGATCAAGAGCCTGCTGGTGGTGCTGAAATACCTGAAAAAAACTTACAATATCCCCACCGCCAACTTCATTGGCCACGCCGACATTGCGCCCACCCGCAAGAACGATCCTAACGTAACCTTTCCGTGGAAGCGGCTGGCGGACAAGGGTTTTGGCTTATGGTACGACGAGGCAGCGCTGCTTGATACCATTGTAGTGGCGCCGTCAGCCGTTGTCTTTCCACCCACGCCGGCACCCATGCCAACGCCCAAGGTTGCCCCCATGCTAACGCCCAAGGCTGCTCCACTTGCCAAGCCAATGCCCACGCCCGGGCTGATGCCCGCCGACAGCACGGCCAGGGCCCCGCTGAGCCCGGTTGATGCCTTCGACCCGCGCGAGGCGCTGCGCATCATTGGCTACGACACGCGGGACCTGGGCGCGGCCATTATGGCGTTCAAGCGGCATTTTATCCCGCAAAACGTGAACGCCGTGCTGACCCACGACGACCGCCGCGTGCTGTTCAACCTGTACAAGAAGTACTTATAG
- a CDS encoding mercuric reductase, which produces MPASIKYDALIIGSGQAGNPLATALAKAGRRVALIEKAQLGGSCINYGCIPTKTLLAAADRLHLLRTAPEVAAPVVPGADEMKVDLEAAMARKNALLDKLRAGIEENLTAPEVGVTVLYGHAAFTGPRTMRMVPNDAPHEYQDLTAPLIFINTGTREAVPDVPGLAEVKYLTTTQLLNIDKLPEHLVILGGGYIGLEFSQMFRRFGSRVTIVEHGTQLLEREDDDVCEALQTGLGADGVEFVLGADVHRVSQGPDGHITLTAHTPEGERRIRGTHLLVATGRTPNTGDLGLGFAGIETDEQGYVQVNDYLQTNVRGVYALGDVHGGPQFTHLSYDDYRIVRDALLHGKRRSAKQRPLPYCIFTEPQVARIGFSEGQAQEKKQPYRVAVMPVATTGRAQQTGEIEGFWKVLVGPDDRLLGATIVGAAAAEVMAMLEIAMAGRLKYQVLQEMVFAHPTWAESLNNVFRELKEGKVEAGK; this is translated from the coding sequence ATGCCTGCTTCTATTAAATACGACGCCCTCATCATCGGTTCTGGCCAAGCCGGCAACCCCCTCGCCACGGCCCTGGCCAAAGCCGGCCGCCGGGTTGCCCTCATCGAAAAGGCGCAGCTCGGGGGTTCCTGCATCAACTACGGCTGCATTCCCACCAAAACCCTGCTGGCCGCCGCCGACCGCCTGCACCTGCTGCGCACGGCCCCCGAAGTAGCTGCCCCGGTTGTGCCGGGCGCTGACGAGATGAAAGTGGACCTGGAAGCCGCCATGGCCCGCAAAAATGCGTTGCTGGACAAGCTGCGCGCTGGCATCGAAGAAAACCTGACCGCGCCCGAAGTGGGCGTAACCGTGCTATACGGCCACGCGGCCTTCACGGGGCCCCGCACGATGCGCATGGTACCCAACGACGCCCCCCACGAGTACCAAGACCTCACCGCGCCGCTCATCTTCATCAATACGGGCACCCGCGAGGCCGTGCCCGACGTACCGGGCTTAGCCGAAGTGAAGTACCTAACCACCACCCAGCTGCTCAACATTGACAAGCTGCCCGAACACCTCGTCATTCTGGGGGGCGGCTACATCGGGCTGGAATTCAGCCAGATGTTTCGGCGCTTTGGCAGCCGCGTCACCATCGTCGAACACGGCACGCAGCTGCTCGAGCGCGAAGACGATGACGTGTGCGAGGCGCTGCAAACCGGCCTCGGCGCCGACGGCGTGGAGTTTGTGCTAGGCGCCGACGTGCACCGCGTGAGCCAGGGCCCCGACGGCCACATTACCCTCACGGCCCACACTCCGGAGGGCGAACGGCGCATTCGCGGCACCCACCTACTGGTGGCCACCGGCCGCACGCCCAACACCGGCGACCTGGGCCTGGGCTTCGCCGGTATCGAAACCGACGAGCAGGGTTATGTCCAAGTCAACGACTACCTGCAAACCAACGTGCGCGGCGTGTACGCGCTGGGCGACGTGCACGGGGGGCCCCAGTTCACGCACCTGTCCTACGACGACTACCGCATTGTGCGCGACGCCCTTTTGCACGGCAAGCGGCGCTCGGCCAAGCAGCGGCCCCTGCCCTACTGCATCTTCACCGAGCCGCAAGTGGCCCGCATTGGCTTCAGCGAAGGCCAGGCGCAGGAAAAAAAGCAGCCCTATCGGGTGGCCGTCATGCCGGTGGCCACCACCGGCCGCGCCCAGCAAACCGGTGAAATCGAAGGCTTTTGGAAAGTATTGGTGGGCCCCGACGACCGCCTCCTCGGGGCCACCATCGTGGGGGCTGCCGCCGCCGAGGTGATGGCCATGCTCGAAATTGCCATGGCCGGCCGCCTCAAGTACCAGGTGTTGCAGGAAATGGTGTTTGCCCACCCTACTTGGGCCGAATCGCTCAACAACGTGTTCCGCGAGCTGAAAGAAGGAAAAGTTGAGGCCGGCAAATAA
- a CDS encoding organic hydroperoxide resistance protein, whose translation MSIERLYTAHAKATGGRDGRAVSSDNVIDLPLSTPKEMGGPGKADSTNPEQLFAAGYAACFDGALNLVARLEKTPITGSTVAADVSFGKDGDNYGLAVDMAVNIPNMDQAQAEALVAKAHQVCPYSRATRGNIEVNLTTTTNA comes from the coding sequence ATGAGCATCGAACGCCTCTATACCGCCCACGCCAAGGCCACCGGTGGCCGCGACGGCCGCGCCGTTTCGTCCGACAACGTTATCGACCTGCCCCTGAGCACGCCCAAAGAGATGGGCGGCCCCGGCAAAGCCGACAGCACCAACCCCGAGCAGCTCTTCGCCGCCGGCTACGCCGCCTGCTTCGACGGGGCCCTGAACCTGGTGGCCCGCCTGGAGAAAACCCCCATCACCGGCAGCACCGTGGCCGCCGACGTGAGCTTCGGCAAAGACGGCGACAACTACGGACTGGCCGTGGACATGGCCGTGAACATCCCCAACATGGACCAGGCCCAGGCCGAAGCCCTCGTGGCCAAGGCCCACCAAGTGTGCCCCTACTCGCGCGCCACGCGCGGCAACATCGAAGTGAACCTGACCACGACGACCAACGCGTAG
- the sucD gene encoding succinate--CoA ligase subunit alpha translates to MSVLVNKNSKVIVQGFTGSEGSFHAGQMIDYGTHVVGGVTPGKGGTQHLDLPVFNTVADAVAATQADTSIIFVPPAFAADAILEAAQAGIKVIVTITEGIPTKDMIAVKHYLKDRPDITMIGPNCPGVMTAGECKVGIMPGFIFTKGRVGIVSKSGTLTYEAVDQLTKAGLGQTTAIGIGGDPIIGTTTKQAVEMLMNDPETEGIVMIGEIGGGMEAEAARWIKETGNKKPVVGFIAGQTAPPGRRMGHAGAIVGGADDTAAAKMAIMRECGIHVVDSPAEIGDTMLRVLGAK, encoded by the coding sequence ATGAGCGTTCTGGTCAACAAAAACTCCAAGGTTATCGTGCAGGGCTTCACCGGCTCCGAGGGCTCGTTCCACGCCGGGCAAATGATTGACTACGGCACCCACGTGGTGGGCGGCGTGACGCCGGGCAAGGGCGGCACCCAGCACCTCGACCTGCCGGTGTTCAACACCGTGGCCGACGCCGTGGCCGCCACCCAGGCCGACACCAGCATCATTTTCGTGCCCCCGGCCTTCGCCGCCGACGCCATCCTCGAAGCCGCCCAAGCCGGCATCAAGGTCATCGTGACCATCACCGAGGGCATCCCGACCAAGGACATGATTGCCGTGAAGCACTACCTGAAGGACCGCCCCGACATCACGATGATCGGGCCGAACTGCCCCGGCGTGATGACCGCCGGCGAGTGCAAAGTGGGCATCATGCCCGGCTTCATCTTCACGAAGGGCCGCGTGGGCATCGTGTCCAAGTCCGGCACGCTGACCTACGAAGCCGTTGACCAGCTCACCAAGGCCGGCCTGGGCCAGACCACAGCCATCGGCATTGGCGGCGACCCCATTATCGGCACCACCACCAAGCAGGCGGTAGAAATGTTGATGAACGACCCCGAAACCGAAGGCATCGTGATGATCGGCGAAATTGGCGGCGGCATGGAAGCCGAAGCCGCCCGCTGGATCAAGGAAACCGGCAATAAGAAGCCCGTCGTGGGCTTCATCGCCGGCCAAACCGCGCCTCCCGGCCGCCGCATGGGCCACGCCGGCGCCATCGTGGGCGGTGCGGACGATACCGCCGCCGCCAAAATGGCCATCATGCGCGAGTGCGGCATCCACGTCGTGGATTCGCCCGCCGAGATTGGCGACACCATGCTGCGCGTGCTGGGCGCCAAGTAG
- a CDS encoding response regulator, which produces MPSSLNHIVLVDDNETTSFLNNRLLGRLAVAEKVTTYTRADEAFTNLWADGAPAPDLVFVDLKMPGVSGFEFLKMYSNLPEPVQNKTVLAVLTTSMHQADTARVAEYPNVEYLTKPLTEEKMQKLLDKRFQQA; this is translated from the coding sequence ATGCCCAGTTCTCTAAACCACATCGTGTTAGTGGACGACAACGAAACCACCAGTTTTTTGAATAACCGCTTGTTGGGGCGGCTGGCGGTGGCCGAAAAGGTGACGACGTACACCCGCGCCGACGAGGCCTTTACCAACCTCTGGGCCGACGGGGCCCCGGCGCCCGATCTGGTGTTTGTGGACCTGAAAATGCCCGGCGTATCGGGCTTTGAGTTCCTGAAAATGTACAGCAACCTGCCCGAGCCCGTGCAAAACAAAACGGTACTGGCCGTGCTCACCACCTCCATGCACCAGGCCGACACCGCCCGCGTGGCCGAGTACCCCAACGTGGAATACCTCACCAAGCCCCTGACCGAAGAAAAAATGCAAAAGCTGCTGGACAAGCGCTTTCAGCAAGCTTAG
- the ade gene encoding adenine deaminase — translation MSTDFSLLANVVDVFARTVRPATVQVADGRIAAIVPTGAPAPDAALPYALPGFVDAHVHVESSLLVPSEFARLAVAHGTVATVSDPHEIGNVLGVAGVQYMLDNAATSPFKFCFGAPSCVPATPFETAGAEITAADIAQLFENPKIGYLAEVMNWPGVLGRDPGVMEKIALAQTAGRPVDGHAPGLRGPDAARYASAGIATDHECFTADEARDKLAAGMKILIREGSAARNFDALIELLPEHFPHLMFCSDDKHPDTLVLGHIDQLVRRALALGNNVFDVLQVACVNPVQHYRLPVGLLRVGDPADFIVVDNLTDFQVRKTYLDGQLVAENGQSQLPAAPIAAANNFHAQPVQAADFQVPAPAAGAPTLRVIECFDGQLVTARLDVPARVEHGKIVADPARDVLKLAVVNRYRAHVPPAVAFIKGFGLMGGALASSVGHDSHNITAVGCDDASLAQAVNLVIGARGGLAAVGPGGEELLLPLPVAGLMSDQPGADVAAAYAALDAFAKRLGSPLGAPFMTLSFMALLVIPSLKLSDKGLFDGEAFRFVDAVA, via the coding sequence ATGTCCACTGATTTTTCTTTGCTTGCCAACGTCGTCGACGTCTTCGCCCGCACCGTGCGCCCCGCCACCGTCCAGGTGGCCGACGGGCGCATTGCGGCCATCGTGCCCACCGGGGCCCCAGCGCCCGACGCGGCCCTGCCCTACGCCCTGCCCGGCTTCGTGGACGCGCACGTGCACGTGGAAAGCTCTTTGCTGGTGCCCAGCGAGTTTGCGCGGCTGGCGGTGGCCCACGGCACGGTCGCCACCGTGTCGGATCCCCACGAAATTGGCAACGTGCTGGGCGTGGCCGGCGTGCAGTACATGCTGGACAACGCCGCTACCTCGCCGTTCAAGTTTTGCTTCGGGGCCCCCAGCTGCGTGCCGGCCACGCCGTTCGAGACGGCCGGGGCCGAAATCACGGCGGCCGACATTGCCCAGCTGTTCGAGAACCCGAAAATCGGCTACCTGGCCGAGGTGATGAACTGGCCCGGCGTGCTGGGCCGCGACCCCGGCGTGATGGAGAAAATTGCCCTGGCCCAGACAGCCGGCCGCCCCGTGGATGGCCACGCGCCCGGCCTGCGGGGCCCCGACGCCGCCCGGTACGCCAGCGCCGGCATCGCCACCGACCACGAGTGCTTCACCGCCGACGAGGCCCGCGACAAGCTGGCCGCGGGCATGAAAATCCTGATCCGCGAGGGCTCGGCGGCCCGCAACTTCGACGCCCTCATCGAGCTGCTGCCCGAGCACTTCCCGCACCTCATGTTCTGCTCCGACGACAAGCACCCCGACACACTCGTGCTCGGCCACATCGACCAGTTGGTGCGCCGGGCGTTAGCACTGGGAAACAACGTGTTCGACGTGCTGCAAGTGGCCTGCGTGAACCCCGTGCAGCACTACCGCCTGCCCGTGGGCCTGCTGCGCGTGGGCGACCCGGCCGACTTCATCGTGGTCGACAACCTCACCGATTTCCAAGTGCGAAAGACGTACCTCGACGGCCAGCTGGTGGCCGAAAATGGCCAGTCGCAGCTGCCCGCCGCACCCATCGCAGCGGCCAACAACTTCCACGCCCAGCCCGTGCAGGCGGCTGATTTCCAGGTGCCCGCGCCGGCCGCTGGGGCCCCCACGCTGCGCGTCATCGAGTGCTTTGATGGGCAGCTCGTCACGGCCCGGCTTGATGTGCCGGCGCGCGTCGAACACGGCAAAATTGTGGCCGACCCGGCGCGCGACGTGCTCAAGCTGGCCGTGGTGAACCGCTACCGGGCGCACGTGCCGCCGGCGGTGGCGTTCATCAAGGGCTTCGGGCTGATGGGCGGGGCCCTGGCCAGCAGCGTGGGCCACGACTCGCACAACATCACGGCTGTGGGCTGCGACGACGCCAGCCTGGCGCAGGCCGTCAACCTCGTCATCGGGGCCCGGGGCGGCCTGGCAGCGGTGGGCCCCGGCGGCGAGGAGCTGCTGCTGCCACTGCCCGTGGCCGGCCTCATGTCGGACCAGCCGGGGGCCGACGTGGCGGCCGCCTACGCCGCCCTCGACGCCTTCGCCAAGCGGCTGGGCTCGCCGCTGGGGGCCCCGTTTATGACGCTTTCCTTCATGGCCCTGCTCGTCATCCCCAGCCTGAAGCTGAGCGACAAGGGCTTGTTCGACGGCGAGGCCTTCCGGTTCGTTGATGCCGTAGCCTGA